One region of Chlorobiota bacterium genomic DNA includes:
- a CDS encoding YebC/PmpR family DNA-binding transcriptional regulator produces the protein MGRAFEFRRARKEKRWDKMSKMFTRIGREIAISVKQGGPDPDTNARLRVAIQNAKGANMPKDKVESAIKRASNRDASDFQEITYEGYGPHGVAIVVECATDNPTRTVANVRSFLTRAGGSLGTSGSLDFMFERKGVFKISPDGVNLEELELDLIDYGAEDIQSEEDAIYIYTQFSDFGAMNKALEERGANVISAEFQRIPTTTVQLTEEQEEAVMTLIDKLEEDDDVQAVYHTVA, from the coding sequence ATGGGCAGAGCATTTGAATTCCGCCGCGCACGCAAGGAAAAGCGCTGGGACAAGATGTCGAAGATGTTTACCAGGATTGGCCGCGAGATCGCCATTTCGGTGAAACAAGGGGGACCCGATCCCGACACCAACGCACGGCTTCGCGTTGCCATCCAAAACGCCAAAGGGGCAAATATGCCCAAGGATAAAGTGGAATCGGCAATCAAGCGGGCCTCCAACCGCGACGCAAGCGATTTCCAGGAAATCACCTACGAAGGCTACGGCCCCCACGGCGTTGCCATTGTGGTGGAGTGCGCCACCGATAATCCCACCCGTACCGTCGCCAACGTCCGCTCCTTCCTGACCCGCGCCGGAGGGTCGCTGGGAACAAGTGGATCGCTCGATTTTATGTTCGAGCGGAAAGGGGTGTTTAAAATTTCGCCCGATGGGGTGAACCTGGAGGAGCTGGAGCTGGATCTGATTGATTACGGTGCCGAGGATATCCAATCCGAGGAGGATGCCATCTACATCTACACGCAGTTCAGCGATTTTGGGGCGATGAACAAGGCGTTGGAGGAACGCGGGGCAAACGTGATCAGTGCCGAGTTCCAGCGGATACCAACCACCACGGTGCAGCTTACCGAGGAGCAAGAGGAAGCCGTAATGACCTTGATTGATAAACTTGAGGAAGATGACGACGTGCAGGCGGTCTATCACACTGTCGCCTAA
- the acpS gene encoding holo-ACP synthase, whose translation MIQGIGIDLTDIHRIDEALAKYGERFERRIFTEEEREYCNGFKVGATQHFAARFAAKEAFSKAIGTGITQGFKWHEVAIHNRPGGKPELLLTGAMAERYGHLHAHVSLTHTDTTAGAVVVLED comes from the coding sequence ATGATCCAGGGAATAGGGATTGACCTTACCGACATCCACCGCATTGACGAGGCATTGGCCAAGTACGGCGAACGATTCGAGCGGAGGATTTTCACCGAGGAGGAGCGGGAATACTGCAACGGTTTCAAGGTTGGCGCGACCCAGCATTTTGCCGCGCGGTTTGCGGCGAAGGAGGCGTTCTCCAAGGCAATCGGAACCGGAATCACCCAGGGATTTAAGTGGCACGAGGTGGCCATACACAACCGCCCCGGGGGGAAGCCCGAGCTTCTGCTGACCGGCGCAATGGCCGAACGCTACGGCCACCTGCACGCCCACGTTTCCCTTACCCACACCGACACCACCGCCGGGGCAGTTGTGGTGTTGGAAGATTGA
- a CDS encoding HAD-IA family hydrolase translates to MIKAVVFDLDNTLVDFMAMKRQAVDAAITAMIDAGLTMTFEEVKGSVDTIYKEQGIEYQSVFDHLLRQVLGKIDHKVLSAGIVAYRRAREAALIPYPHVSATLMELVKHGIRLGILSDAPTREAWLRLCYMNFHHIFDHVVTFDDTGKRKPDPVPFQLILQKLQVRPEEAIMVGDWAERDMVGAAAIGMKTAFAKYGDTFGNQIVNADYTLRDIKDLLTIVLQPHATTEPATNGARE, encoded by the coding sequence ATGATCAAAGCCGTCGTTTTCGATCTTGACAACACGTTGGTGGATTTCATGGCAATGAAACGCCAAGCGGTGGATGCCGCAATCACCGCCATGATTGATGCCGGGCTGACGATGACCTTCGAGGAAGTGAAAGGGAGCGTTGACACCATCTACAAGGAGCAAGGGATCGAGTACCAATCGGTGTTCGACCACCTGCTGCGCCAGGTGCTGGGGAAGATTGACCACAAGGTTCTTTCCGCAGGGATTGTGGCCTACCGGCGCGCACGCGAGGCCGCACTGATCCCCTATCCTCACGTCTCGGCAACGCTGATGGAGTTGGTGAAGCATGGAATCCGGCTTGGCATTCTTTCCGATGCCCCCACGCGCGAGGCATGGCTGCGGCTATGCTACATGAACTTCCACCACATTTTTGACCACGTTGTCACCTTCGACGACACCGGGAAGCGGAAGCCGGACCCGGTTCCGTTCCAACTGATTTTGCAAAAGCTGCAGGTGCGCCCCGAGGAAGCGATCATGGTGGGCGACTGGGCCGAGCGTGACATGGTTGGGGCGGCGGCAATCGGAATGAAAACGGCGTTTGCCAAATATGGCGACACCTTCGGCAACCAAATCGTCAACGCCGATTACACCCTGCGCGACATCAAGGACCTGCTGACGATTGTGCTGCAACCACACGCCACCACCGAACCCGCCACCAACGGAGCACGCGAATGA
- a CDS encoding outer membrane beta-barrel protein, whose amino-acid sequence MKRAGLLLTAAALILGAFTATAQPLKTNTAPDGQLGIGINTSGATVQFAISPSLQAGVLVNVGMSSSTEEISQGSSTVKIDNSTTNLGAEIYGRFLFEGLVNPFVQVGLAINNSSSTSKSGSTETSQSNSTMDLNAYFGLAYYWTNQFGIFGQVGLVSLGLSDKTTTETTVKVETENPTTTSFGIGSGRVGIEFFFSR is encoded by the coding sequence ATGAAACGTGCCGGACTTCTTCTCACCGCTGCAGCCCTTATTCTTGGGGCATTCACCGCTACCGCTCAGCCGCTGAAAACCAACACCGCCCCGGATGGGCAGCTGGGAATTGGAATCAACACGTCGGGGGCAACGGTACAGTTCGCGATCTCGCCATCGCTGCAAGCTGGGGTGCTGGTAAACGTTGGGATGTCTTCGTCCACCGAAGAAATCTCCCAGGGATCAAGCACCGTCAAAATTGATAACAGCACCACTAATCTCGGAGCTGAGATCTATGGACGATTCCTGTTTGAAGGGTTGGTAAACCCGTTCGTACAGGTTGGGCTTGCGATCAACAATAGTTCCTCAACCTCAAAAAGCGGTAGCACCGAGACCTCGCAATCGAACAGCACCATGGATCTTAACGCCTACTTCGGGTTGGCGTACTACTGGACCAACCAGTTCGGAATCTTCGGCCAAGTTGGCTTAGTCTCGCTGGGGTTAAGCGACAAGACCACAACAGAAACCACCGTGAAAGTGGAAACAGAAAACCCAACAACCACCTCGTTCGGAATCGGCAGCGGGCGTGTTGGGATTGAGTTCTTCTTCAGCCGCTAA
- a CDS encoding MGMT family protein, with translation MEMNKDDFYRRVYRVVRRIPAGKVTTYGAIAEYLGAKTSSRMVGYALHGAAGDMDTPCHRVVNRNGELTGKMHFATPTLMRDLLESEGITFRGDAVDMNLHFWQPGRRSKKG, from the coding sequence ATGGAAATGAACAAGGATGATTTCTACCGCCGCGTTTATCGGGTTGTTCGCCGCATCCCCGCCGGGAAAGTGACAACCTACGGAGCCATTGCCGAGTATCTTGGAGCCAAAACTTCCTCGCGAATGGTGGGCTACGCCCTGCATGGCGCGGCGGGTGACATGGACACCCCGTGCCACCGCGTTGTGAACCGAAACGGCGAGCTTACCGGCAAAATGCACTTCGCAACCCCAACGCTGATGCGCGACCTGTTGGAGTCCGAAGGCATCACGTTCCGGGGCGATGCTGTTGACATGAACCTCCATTTTTGGCAACCTGGAAGGCGGTCGAAAAAAGGGTAG
- a CDS encoding ribonuclease H-like domain-containing protein, producing MLTNTFCHIPKIGRKTEEQLWEDGVLSWEDCLEYQGSEFRGTQANRIVEQVYASVEALENREVHWFAKRLPAGEAWRMFPEFRERTAYLDIETTGMAWEGEAIITSIALWDGHDLRTYVYGQNLRDFRDEIDDYDLLVTYNGKSFDVPFIERYFGRTIPHAHIDLRYVLHSLGIKGGLKGSERQFGLERGDLDGVDGYFAVLLWHQYHTLGDERALQTLLAYNTQDTITLEHLMVAAYNLKLEETPFAFSRALRQPKPPANPFTADLEVIEQIRQQFGLRGGEYLPQGGEW from the coding sequence ATGCTCACCAACACATTTTGCCATATCCCAAAAATTGGCCGCAAAACCGAAGAGCAGTTGTGGGAGGATGGAGTTCTTTCGTGGGAGGATTGCTTGGAGTATCAAGGTTCCGAATTTCGGGGAACGCAGGCCAACCGCATCGTCGAGCAGGTGTATGCTTCGGTAGAGGCGTTGGAGAACCGCGAGGTCCACTGGTTCGCCAAGCGATTGCCAGCGGGCGAGGCCTGGCGGATGTTCCCCGAGTTCCGCGAACGGACGGCATATCTGGATATTGAAACCACAGGAATGGCCTGGGAGGGGGAAGCGATTATCACCAGCATCGCGCTGTGGGATGGCCACGATCTTCGCACCTACGTGTACGGCCAAAACCTCCGCGATTTCCGCGACGAGATTGATGACTACGACCTGCTGGTCACCTACAACGGAAAGTCATTCGATGTGCCTTTTATCGAACGCTATTTTGGGAGAACAATCCCCCATGCTCACATTGACCTTCGGTATGTCCTCCACAGCTTGGGAATTAAAGGGGGGCTGAAAGGAAGCGAACGCCAGTTCGGGCTGGAGCGCGGGGACCTTGATGGAGTTGATGGATATTTCGCGGTGCTGCTGTGGCACCAGTACCACACCCTGGGGGATGAACGGGCATTGCAAACATTGCTGGCGTACAACACCCAGGACACCATCACGCTGGAGCATCTGATGGTGGCCGCCTACAACCTAAAATTGGAGGAGACTCCGTTCGCCTTCAGCCGTGCCTTGCGCCAGCCGAAGCCCCCTGCCAACCCCTTCACTGCCGATTTGGAGGTGATTGAGCAGATACGCCAGCAATTCGGATTGCGCGGCGGCGAATATCTGCCGCAGGGGGGGGAGTGGTGA
- a CDS encoding SDR family oxidoreductase: MPRTLITGGAGFLGSHLCDRLVAEGHQVICMDNLITGKAENIAHLFGQPNFLFVQHDVTNYIVVEGALDYILHFASPASPIDYLKFPIQTLKVGSLGTHKALGLAKAKGARFLLASTSEVYGDPLIHPQPEEYWGNVNPIGVRGVYDEAKRFAEALTMAYHRYHGVDTRIVRIFNTYGPRMRVDDGRAIPAFFSQAITGQPLTVFGDGTQTRSVCFVDDLVEGIYRLLRSDINDPVNIGNPDELTMLELAQEIKNLTGSSSPIEFRALPKDDPQVRQPDITRARQLLRWEPQVDRQEGLARTMEYFRAALLAG, encoded by the coding sequence ATGCCACGTACACTTATCACCGGTGGAGCCGGTTTTTTGGGGTCCCACCTGTGCGACCGGCTTGTTGCCGAAGGGCACCAGGTGATCTGCATGGACAACCTGATTACGGGCAAAGCCGAGAATATCGCCCATCTGTTCGGCCAGCCAAATTTCCTGTTCGTTCAGCACGATGTCACCAACTACATTGTTGTTGAAGGGGCGTTGGATTATATCCTTCACTTCGCCAGCCCAGCCTCGCCAATTGATTATCTAAAATTCCCCATCCAAACGCTGAAAGTGGGGTCCTTGGGGACGCACAAAGCGTTGGGGTTGGCAAAAGCAAAAGGGGCGCGATTCCTGCTGGCATCAACTTCCGAAGTCTATGGCGACCCGCTGATCCATCCGCAGCCGGAGGAGTATTGGGGGAACGTGAACCCCATTGGTGTGCGGGGGGTGTACGACGAAGCAAAACGTTTTGCCGAGGCCTTAACCATGGCCTACCACCGGTATCACGGCGTTGACACCCGCATCGTCCGCATCTTCAACACCTACGGCCCGCGGATGCGCGTTGACGACGGGCGCGCAATCCCTGCATTCTTCTCACAAGCAATCACCGGCCAGCCACTGACGGTGTTCGGCGATGGCACGCAAACCCGCTCGGTCTGCTTTGTGGATGATTTGGTGGAGGGCATCTACCGCCTGCTCCGCTCCGACATCAACGACCCCGTGAACATCGGCAACCCCGACGAGCTGACGATGTTGGAGCTTGCCCAGGAGATTAAAAACCTGACGGGATCATCCAGCCCAATTGAGTTCCGCGCGCTCCCCAAAGATGACCCGCAGGTGCGCCAGCCCGACATCACCCGCGCCCGCCAACTGCTCCGCTGGGAGCCGCAGGTGGACCGGCAAGAAGGGCTTGCGCGAACAATGGAGTATTTCCGCGCCGCGCTTTTGGCTGGGTAA
- a CDS encoding heme-binding domain-containing protein, with translation MEHTPFTKAEPAATGGTAAAASTAPIKGKPSGRKRWWILGGVAVVFIGLQFFGPTLQNPPVDPALAAEGELSIATDVRHALHAACMDCHSHTTDWPWFTQIAPISWLASHQVEEAREHLNFSRWRSYTLQQKRKKLDEISTVLRYDRMPPTLYGLAHPNARLTTNERFVLYFWARNQSQRLQSDNQPGTP, from the coding sequence ATGGAACACACGCCATTCACAAAAGCCGAACCGGCGGCAACCGGTGGGACAGCGGCAGCGGCATCAACGGCTCCAATAAAGGGGAAGCCCTCGGGGCGGAAACGATGGTGGATATTGGGTGGCGTTGCCGTTGTGTTTATCGGGCTACAGTTTTTTGGCCCAACCTTGCAGAACCCACCAGTGGACCCCGCGCTTGCTGCCGAAGGGGAGCTATCTATTGCCACCGATGTCCGCCACGCCCTTCATGCCGCCTGCATGGATTGCCACAGCCACACGACCGATTGGCCCTGGTTCACACAGATAGCCCCCATCTCTTGGTTGGCATCGCACCAAGTTGAAGAAGCTCGCGAGCATCTCAATTTTTCCCGCTGGCGAAGCTACACCCTTCAGCAGAAAAGGAAAAAGCTGGATGAAATCTCCACGGTGCTTCGCTACGACCGTATGCCACCAACGCTGTACGGGTTGGCTCACCCAAACGCACGGCTAACCACCAACGAACGGTTTGTACTCTACTTCTGGGCACGGAATCAAAGCCAGCGATTGCAATCGGATAACCAGCCGGGAACTCCATAA
- a CDS encoding threonine/serine exporter family protein, translating into MHNTAPDPRVEFSIRLATALHRYGTPAHRLELMMNMAMRRLGLEGQFFALPTGIFASFGAPEEHRTSLIRTDMSEVNLERMSLLDELAENVSNGRIGPEEGADAIEAIVAAPPRYPAWLSILCFSVSSATATRFFGGGWRELVAAGVIGTCIGALAMLLGKSENTRRVFEIIAAVVASMLAALCAYLFSPFSIYVTTLASLIILLPGLTLTTGMTELATGNLVSGTARLTGAVLVLLGIAFGAALGSQFAAVFPAVRGIGTPSPLPVWTLWLLLLTTPLTFSVLLKARPSDIPWAAMGCLLSFIGSRVGTAALGPQLGAFMGAIALGVGANLFMILKKRPSAVPMLPGLILLVPGSIGFGSMSKFIQDDVLAGVEGAFNVALVAIALVTGLLMANVIVPPRRAL; encoded by the coding sequence ATGCACAACACCGCTCCCGATCCTCGCGTCGAGTTCTCCATCCGGCTTGCAACCGCGCTCCACCGCTACGGCACGCCGGCGCACCGGCTGGAGTTAATGATGAACATGGCCATGCGTCGGCTTGGTTTGGAAGGCCAATTCTTCGCCCTCCCGACCGGGATCTTTGCCTCCTTTGGCGCGCCGGAAGAACACCGCACCAGCCTGATCCGCACCGATATGAGCGAGGTGAATCTGGAGCGGATGAGCCTGTTGGATGAGCTTGCCGAAAACGTCAGCAACGGGCGGATTGGACCGGAAGAAGGGGCCGACGCGATTGAGGCAATCGTTGCCGCCCCGCCCCGCTACCCCGCTTGGCTTTCCATCCTTTGTTTCAGCGTCTCGTCGGCAACGGCAACGCGGTTTTTTGGCGGAGGCTGGCGCGAGCTGGTGGCCGCAGGGGTGATTGGGACCTGCATCGGCGCGCTGGCAATGCTGCTGGGGAAATCGGAGAACACACGGCGGGTGTTTGAGATTATCGCGGCGGTGGTGGCCTCGATGCTGGCGGCGTTGTGCGCATATCTCTTCTCCCCATTCTCCATTTACGTCACCACCCTTGCCAGCCTGATTATCCTGCTCCCCGGCCTAACGCTTACCACCGGAATGACCGAGCTTGCCACCGGCAACCTTGTCTCGGGCACGGCGCGGCTTACCGGCGCGGTGTTGGTGCTGCTGGGGATTGCCTTCGGCGCGGCGTTGGGGAGCCAGTTCGCTGCGGTGTTTCCGGCGGTGCGGGGCATCGGCACGCCAAGCCCGCTTCCTGTGTGGACCCTTTGGCTGCTGTTGCTTACCACCCCACTCACGTTTTCCGTCTTGCTAAAAGCTCGCCCGTCGGATATCCCCTGGGCAGCAATGGGGTGCTTGCTCAGCTTTATTGGGTCGCGGGTGGGGACCGCAGCGCTGGGTCCGCAGCTTGGCGCGTTCATGGGGGCGATTGCCCTGGGCGTTGGCGCAAACCTTTTTATGATCTTGAAGAAACGCCCCAGCGCGGTCCCGATGTTGCCGGGCCTTATTCTTCTGGTGCCGGGAAGCATCGGCTTCGGCAGTATGTCCAAGTTTATCCAGGACGACGTGCTGGCTGGGGTCGAAGGGGCGTTCAACGTGGCGCTGGTGGCAATCGCGCTGGTGACCGGGTTGCTGATGGCAAACGTGATCGTTCCCCCACGCCGCGCCTTGTAG
- a CDS encoding choice-of-anchor D domain-containing protein, translating to MTRQLYLLLCCLCLLPIFSAAAAAQSIRWNSVAPPGVATTEYLTDDIVMTPNGRLHAVAYLLDINKNSVLLTSTDRGVTWSVRPIGANPSGMWLYSLAFTSDNVGYASGFSDGCGGCPVIMKTTDGGDSWNPTTFGGSGAINNVTFLDAQKGFAAGGEGLLKTTDAGATWKPIDAPALADVTPSEVTFPTATVGYVSAIPAGGQGWPTVLLKSTDGGATWAKIQDNGTNVNALAFRQLHFFGADTGVAVGRINSKPMTFRTVDGGKTWTNHYTPDVTMSSPYKALHAVHFLDKKIGIATGDYGLILRTTDGGITWKREANSIDGSNDFNAALVFSEQEATVGGAHGMLLNRQATFLPTVATSGTGLDFGTVTSGSKEMSLTISAANEAGVTISALQIQDGSGGPKGFTLIAPTTPPPYNLTPTTPLTVTVRYTPQSGATGNITSTLYVATNDAARPQINLLLRAKGSAAQSAAATLSATELDFGEVGPSTTAKRTVSITASGGAPLQVKGISVESLTGQEGFAALAERTLPTSLAPGESLKITVAFTPEDFQAPTQATLSVETNAGDTPHNVFLQGQGTYPVASLSSDALDFGTVDEGNAQTRPLSIAAANGAEVRIDSFYVQADGGKDAPEFDVIEPASGFPIHIQKGSPLNVVVRFRPGTRNGEIKATLFAKTNLPLQFITVNLAGVAKLSTSSIQELPMAAASISISTSPSPLRRTGAVQLTLPEAGNVRVVIYDLLGKPVAELFNGAMGAGVTTLPLDATGLASGRYFCIAEGDGMRGFTEIYLAQ from the coding sequence ATGACTCGCCAACTCTACCTTCTGCTCTGCTGCCTGTGCCTACTGCCAATTTTTTCTGCTGCTGCGGCGGCGCAATCTATCCGATGGAACTCCGTTGCCCCGCCCGGCGTTGCCACAACGGAGTATTTAACCGATGACATTGTGATGACCCCAAACGGGCGGCTTCATGCCGTGGCGTATTTGCTGGACATCAACAAAAACTCAGTGCTGCTAACCAGCACCGACCGCGGGGTAACATGGAGCGTCCGGCCCATTGGGGCGAACCCAAGCGGGATGTGGCTGTACTCACTTGCCTTCACCAGCGACAATGTTGGCTACGCCAGCGGGTTCAGCGACGGATGCGGCGGGTGCCCCGTAATCATGAAAACCACCGACGGTGGCGATTCGTGGAACCCAACAACCTTCGGCGGAAGCGGAGCCATTAACAACGTCACCTTCTTGGATGCCCAAAAAGGCTTTGCCGCCGGCGGCGAAGGGCTGCTGAAAACAACGGATGCCGGAGCAACGTGGAAACCGATTGATGCCCCAGCACTTGCCGACGTAACTCCATCCGAAGTCACCTTCCCCACTGCCACTGTTGGCTACGTTTCGGCAATACCAGCAGGGGGCCAGGGGTGGCCGACGGTGCTGCTGAAATCAACCGACGGCGGCGCGACGTGGGCAAAAATCCAAGACAACGGGACCAACGTGAACGCGCTTGCATTCCGCCAACTCCATTTCTTCGGAGCCGACACCGGCGTTGCGGTTGGCCGCATCAACAGCAAGCCAATGACCTTCCGCACGGTGGATGGGGGGAAAACATGGACCAACCACTACACCCCCGATGTCACCATGTCATCGCCGTACAAAGCCCTTCATGCCGTCCATTTTCTTGATAAAAAAATCGGCATTGCCACGGGCGATTATGGTTTGATCCTCCGCACAACCGATGGCGGAATCACGTGGAAACGCGAAGCGAACTCCATTGATGGCAGCAACGATTTCAACGCCGCATTGGTCTTCTCCGAACAAGAAGCCACGGTGGGGGGCGCGCACGGAATGCTGCTAAACCGCCAGGCCACCTTCCTGCCAACGGTTGCCACCAGCGGCACCGGGTTGGATTTTGGGACAGTCACCAGCGGGTCGAAGGAGATGTCGCTGACAATCTCGGCAGCGAACGAAGCGGGGGTAACCATCAGCGCGCTGCAAATCCAAGATGGATCGGGTGGGCCGAAAGGCTTCACGCTTATTGCCCCAACAACTCCGCCCCCGTACAACCTTACCCCCACGACCCCACTGACCGTCACCGTTCGCTATACCCCGCAGAGTGGGGCAACCGGAAATATCACCAGCACCCTGTACGTGGCCACCAACGATGCTGCCCGCCCGCAGATCAATCTGCTGCTGCGCGCAAAAGGTTCCGCCGCGCAATCGGCGGCGGCAACGCTCAGTGCCACCGAGCTTGATTTTGGCGAGGTCGGTCCAAGCACCACTGCCAAGCGCACCGTCAGCATCACGGCCAGCGGCGGCGCGCCGTTGCAAGTGAAAGGGATAAGTGTCGAGAGCCTAACCGGGCAGGAAGGGTTCGCGGCATTGGCCGAGCGAACGCTGCCAACAAGCCTTGCGCCCGGGGAATCGTTGAAGATCACGGTGGCGTTCACGCCGGAGGATTTCCAGGCCCCGACGCAAGCCACGCTATCGGTGGAAACGAACGCCGGGGACACGCCGCACAACGTCTTCCTGCAAGGGCAGGGGACGTATCCGGTGGCATCGCTTAGCAGCGACGCTCTGGATTTTGGAACGGTGGATGAAGGGAACGCGCAGACGCGCCCATTAAGCATCGCAGCGGCCAACGGTGCTGAGGTGCGGATTGATTCCTTCTACGTTCAAGCCGATGGTGGCAAGGATGCGCCGGAGTTCGACGTTATCGAGCCAGCCAGTGGCTTCCCGATTCATATTCAAAAAGGTTCTCCGCTGAACGTCGTGGTGCGGTTCCGCCCCGGCACGCGGAACGGCGAGATCAAAGCGACATTGTTCGCAAAAACGAATCTTCCTTTGCAGTTCATCACGGTGAACCTTGCTGGGGTTGCCAAACTTTCCACATCATCAATTCAGGAGCTACCGATGGCCGCTGCCTCCATCTCCATCTCCACTTCCCCATCGCCGCTGCGGCGCACTGGGGCGGTTCAGCTTACCCTTCCCGAAGCCGGCAACGTTCGCGTGGTGATCTACGACCTGCTGGGGAAACCCGTTGCCGAGTTGTTCAATGGAGCAATGGGCGCAGGCGTAACCACGCTCCCGCTTGATGCCACAGGGCTTGCCAGCGGCCGATATTTCTGCATCGCCGAAGGGGATGGGATGCGGGGATTTACCGAGATTTATCTGGCACAGTAA
- the ruvX gene encoding Holliday junction resolvase RuvX, whose translation MRALAVDHGAVRIGLAISDELGMLARPLVVVNNSPNAAQQIAQIARDESVGIIVVGMPHHLDGRETDSTRRVQEFVAQLTPAAHCPVVEWDEAYTTRDAGTLMIASGVKKKKRSQRGQSDLWAAAIILQRWLDAQPR comes from the coding sequence ATGCGTGCGCTTGCAGTTGACCACGGTGCAGTCCGGATTGGCCTTGCCATCAGCGATGAGTTGGGGATGCTTGCACGCCCACTTGTGGTGGTGAACAACAGCCCCAACGCCGCGCAGCAGATTGCCCAGATTGCCCGCGACGAATCGGTTGGCATCATCGTTGTGGGAATGCCGCACCACCTTGATGGCCGCGAAACCGACAGCACCCGCCGCGTTCAGGAGTTTGTTGCCCAGCTTACCCCCGCAGCCCACTGCCCCGTTGTTGAGTGGGACGAAGCCTACACCACCCGCGATGCCGGAACGCTGATGATTGCCAGCGGGGTCAAAAAAAAGAAACGGAGCCAGCGGGGCCAATCAGATTTGTGGGCGGCGGCAATTATCCTGCAACGCTGGCTGGACGCGCAACCGCGCTGA